The genomic stretch CCACGGGGCTGGTCATCGCGGAGAGCCAGCGCGGCTTTCGGGTGGCCCCCGTCTCGGCGGCGGATTGGCGGGACATCATGGCCCGGCGCGGGGAGCTGGAGCCGCAGGCGCTGCGGGCCAGCCTCCTCTCCGCCGGCGATGAATGGGAGGGGGAGGTGGTGCGCTGCCACCATCAATTCGCGCTCATCTCCCGCCGGGCGGCGGCCGGCGCCGCCCTGATCGGGGAGGAATGGGAGGCGCGGCACCGCGCGCTGCACCTGGCGCTGATCGGCGGTTGCGGTTCCGGCTGGCTGCTGCGGATCTGCGGCCTGCTCTATGACCATGCCGACCGCTACCGCCGCCTCGCCCTGCTGCAGCCGCGCCGCCTCAAGGCGCTGACGGCGGAGGAGGATGCGATTGTGGCGGCGGCGCTGCGGCGTGATGCTGCCCAGGCCTGCACCCTGCTGGAGGCGCATATCGCGGGCACGCGGGATGCCGTGCTCGCCGCATCGCGCCTGTGGGCGCCGGAGATTCGCGATGAACACGCCGCCTGAACACAGCCTGGTCCTGCGCCAGGAATACCGCGTCGAGACGCTGCATGAGCCGGTGAGCCACTACACGGATGCGGTGCGCTGGGGGAATATCCTCTTCGTCTCCGGCGTATCGCCGCTGGATCAGGAGAGCCGCGTGGTCAGCGCCGATGTGACGGTGCAGGCCGAAAAGGTGTTCGAGAACATGGCCGCGGTGCTGGCCGCCGCCGGCGCGCGCTTCGAGGATGTGCTGAAGGTGACGGTCTTCGTCACGGATGTGGCGGACCGGGTGGCGATCAACGCGGTGCGCAAGCGCTGGTTCGGCGCGGTGCGCCCGGCCTCGACCCTGGTGGGCATCGCGGCCTTCACCATCCCGGGCATGAAGCTGGAGATCGAGGCGGTGGTGGGGCTGCGCGGATAGGCCGCACTCAGCCCATCGCCCAGAGATAGGCCATCACCGCGCCGCCGCCCAAGGCCGTGCGGCCGGCATGCAGCCAGCCCCAATGGCGGATCAGCGCGCGGCTGGCCGCATCCCCCACGGGCATCGCGTTCAGCCTGTGGTTGGTCGGCATGATGCCCCACAGCGTATAGGGCCAGTTCGCCAGGATCAGCGCCGCCCCCGCCAGCCAGCGTGCATCCGCATGCGCCCAGGCCGCGGCCAGGCCCAGCAGGCCCGAGATCACCGCCAGGCTCGCCTGCATGGCGAAGCCGCGCGCGTAGCTGGGCTTCCACTGCGCCAGCAGCGCCGCGTCATCCAGCAGCAGCCGCGCCGGCTGCTCGGCGATGTTGATGTAGAGGGCCGCCCCGGCAAACAGCGCGGCGCAGGCCAGCGCGAGCTGCCCGAGCATTCAGGCCACCAGGGCGGGCTTGATGGCGCGGAACCCCGCCTCGGCCGCGTCCAGCACGGCCTGGATATCGGCCTCGGTATGCGCCGCGCAGAGGAACATGTTGTGCCGCGGGTGCAGATAGGCCCCGGCCTGGAGGGTGGCCGCGCAGAAGGCCCGCCCGGCGGCGAAATCCACATCGCCCTCGAACAGCAGCAGCGGCATGGCGGGCGGCCCGGATTGCCGCAGCCCGATATGGAACCCCCGCGCTCGCTCGGCCAGCCCGTCCCGCAGCATCTGGCCGAGGCGGGCGATATGCCCCACCACATCCCGCCGCTCCAGCTCCGCCAGCGTCGCCACCGCCGCCGCCATCGCCACGGCCGAACACCAGAAGGAGCCGGTGACGAAGATCCGCGCGGCCACATCGCGCAGCGAATCGCGCCCGGTCACGGCGGCCAGCGCATGTCCGTTGGCGATGGCCTTGCTCCAGGCCGAGAGATCGGGCCGGACGCCCAAGCCTTCCCAGGACCCGCCCGGATGCAGGCGGAACCCCGCGCGCACGTCATCCACGATCAGCGCCGCCCCCTTGCGGTCGCAAATCCGCCGCGCGGCCCCAGCGAATTCCAGCGAAGGCAGCTCCTGATCCACCACATTGTCATGCCGGAAGGCGGTGATGATGATGCCGGCGAGGTCCGTGCCCGCCGCGCTGGCGGCGGCCTCCAGGCTTGCCACGTCATTGTATTCGAAGCGCAGCTGGTTCGCGCGGTCGGCACTGGTGGTGCCGAGGGGGACGGGCGTGCACCAGGGTGCGGCCCCATGATAGGAGCCGCGGGCGATCAGGATCGTGCCCCGGCCCGTCGCGGCGCGAGCGATGGTGACGCAGGCGGTGGTGGCATCCGTGCCGTTCTTCTGGAACATTGCCCAATCGGCGGCGGGGATGCGCTCCACCAGGCGTTCGGCCAGCTCCACCAGCACCGGCGCGGGGCCGTTCAGGCAATCGCCGAGATCGGCCTGGCGCCGCGCGGCGGCCTCCACCACGGGGTCCCGATGGCCGAGCACGATGGGGCCCCAGCTGCACATCAGGTCCACGAAGCGCCGCCCATCCGCGTCCCAGACATGACCGCCTTCGCCGCGCGTGAAGAATTGCGGGTAGCCCTGCGGCAGCTTGGAGGCATCCAGATGCCCCCACATGCCGCCGGGAATGACCTTCGCCGCCCGCGCGCGGAGCGCGCCATCGTGGTTGGTCGCGCGGAGCGCGTGATCGTGGTTGGTCGCGCGGAGCGCGCCATCATGGTCGGCTGCGCGCAGCCCGGCGTCCTGGCTCAAACCCTGGCACCCCAGAACATCGGATAGGCGGCGCGCGGCAGGTCCTGCACCCGGTCCCTATAGCCGGCGGGAATGGTGAATTGCCCCCACATCACGCTGGGCACGTTGCGCACGGCGATGGCCTGGATCTCGCCCGCGATGCGGCGGCGCGCCTCGGCATCCGGGGCGAGCGCGAATTCGGTGAGCAGCCTCGCCTGGTCCCGCTCGCAATCCCAGCCCGGATAATCGGCGCAGGTGTTGGAGACGTAGAAGTTGGTGAGCGGCGAAAACATGTCCGTGCCGTTCGCATAGACGGAAAACAGGTGCCAGCCCTCGCGCCGGGCGCGGCGGGCCAGCAGCGTGCCCCAATCCATCAGCTGCTCGGTCACGTTGAAGCCGGCCTGCTGCATGGACTGGATCATCACCTGCGCCGCCGTCTGGCTGATGCCGCCGGAGGTGGTCATGAAGGTCAGCGGCTGGCCGCGATAGCTGGTGGCGGCCAGCATGCGGCGTGCCTCGGCCGGGTCGAAGCTCGCTTCGGCGGCGCCCGCGCGGCTGTCGAGCGGCGCGTCGCACAGGAAGAAGGAAGGGCAGGGCGGTGCGCGGAATTGCGGCGGCACGCCGATGGCGGTCAGGATGCTCGCCTGGTCGGCGCAGCGCCACAGCACGCGGCGCACGCCAACGTCATCCATGGGTGTCGCCGCGTGGTTGATGCGGAAATTGCCCTGGAACTGATGAATGCCGCCCAGGCCCAGCATGCGCACACCGCGCGCGCGTTCGAGGCGCGGCAGCAGGTCGAAGGGCAGATACTGCATGTAGTCCACCTCGCCCGCGATCAGGGCGCTGGCACCTGTCGCCTGGTCTGGCATGACGCGCAGGTTGATGGCGTCCAGGTGCACGCGCTTGCCGCCGGCCAGGAAATCCGCGGGCTCGGAGCGGGGCACGTAATCGGCGAAGCGCTCCAGCACCATCACATTGCCGGGGCGCCAATCGGCCGCCTTGAAGCGGAAGGGGCCGCTGCCGATGATCTCGCGGATGCGCTGCTCCACTGGCACGGCAGCGAGCCGCGCGGGCAGGATGACGGGCAGCGGCGCATTTGGTTTCCCGAGAACATCCAGCACAAGCGGGAAGGGGCGCGCGAGCGTGAGGCGGAAGCTGCGCGCATCGGTCGCCACCAGCTCCGCCTTGGCGGCCCAGAGCATGCGGCCCAGGCTGTCACGCGGGGCCCAGCGCTCCAGGCTCGCGACCACATCGGTGGAGGTGACGGGCGCGCCGTCATGGAATTTCAGCCCCTCGCGCAGGCGAAAATTCCAGATCAGCCCATCGGCGCTGGCCTCATGGGCTTCCACCATCTGCGGGCGGATCATGCCCTGGCCATCCATGGCGTAGAGCGTATCGAACACATGGGTGGCGAAGGTGCGGGTGATGGCGGCGGTGGTGGCGTGCGGGTCCAGGATCACCGCCTCACTCTCGAGCACGATGTTCAGCGTGCCGGCCGCCTGAGCGCCGCCGCCGAGGAATGGCAGGGCCAGGCCCGCGAGGCTTGTTCGCCGTGTGATCGCCATCATCGCCGTCTCTCCCTGGTCGTTTCGGCACGGAGGGTATTTGCTGTCCCCATCGCGCGTCCAGCGCCGAGTGGAGGAGAGACCGAATGAGTGTTGCGGAGATGGCGCAGAAGGCGCTGCCTAGGCTGGATGGCGAGTTGCATGTGCCCGGCCTCACGGCCCCCGTGGAGGTGCGGCGGGATGGCCTTGGTGTCGCGCATATCCGCGCGGGCTCCACGGCGGATGCGTTTTTCGCGCAGGGCTTCTGCCACGCGCAGGACCGGCTGTTCCAGATGGAGCTGAACCGCCGCCGCGCCTTGGGCCGCAGCGCGGAATGGCTCGGTGCAGCGGCGTTTGGCGCCGATGCGCTGGCCCGCCGCCTGGACATCGCGGGGGTGAGCCAGCGCGACTGGGCCGCATTGGGTGCGGAGGCGCGCGCGATGAGCGAGGCCTATGCGGCGGGTGTCAACGCTTTCATCGCCAGCGACGCGCCGCTGGCCCTGGAATACCAGCTGC from Sediminicoccus sp. KRV36 encodes the following:
- a CDS encoding ABC transporter substrate-binding protein, which encodes MMAITRRTSLAGLALPFLGGGAQAAGTLNIVLESEAVILDPHATTAAITRTFATHVFDTLYAMDGQGMIRPQMVEAHEASADGLIWNFRLREGLKFHDGAPVTSTDVVASLERWAPRDSLGRMLWAAKAELVATDARSFRLTLARPFPLVLDVLGKPNAPLPVILPARLAAVPVEQRIREIIGSGPFRFKAADWRPGNVMVLERFADYVPRSEPADFLAGGKRVHLDAINLRVMPDQATGASALIAGEVDYMQYLPFDLLPRLERARGVRMLGLGGIHQFQGNFRINHAATPMDDVGVRRVLWRCADQASILTAIGVPPQFRAPPCPSFFLCDAPLDSRAGAAEASFDPAEARRMLAATSYRGQPLTFMTTSGGISQTAAQVMIQSMQQAGFNVTEQLMDWGTLLARRARREGWHLFSVYANGTDMFSPLTNFYVSNTCADYPGWDCERDQARLLTEFALAPDAEARRRIAGEIQAIAVRNVPSVMWGQFTIPAGYRDRVQDLPRAAYPMFWGARV
- a CDS encoding RidA family protein, whose amino-acid sequence is MNTPPEHSLVLRQEYRVETLHEPVSHYTDAVRWGNILFVSGVSPLDQESRVVSADVTVQAEKVFENMAAVLAAAGARFEDVLKVTVFVTDVADRVAINAVRKRWFGAVRPASTLVGIAAFTIPGMKLEIEAVVGLRG
- a CDS encoding aminotransferase class III-fold pyridoxal phosphate-dependent enzyme, with the protein product MSQDAGLRAADHDGALRATNHDHALRATNHDGALRARAAKVIPGGMWGHLDASKLPQGYPQFFTRGEGGHVWDADGRRFVDLMCSWGPIVLGHRDPVVEAAARRQADLGDCLNGPAPVLVELAERLVERIPAADWAMFQKNGTDATTACVTIARAATGRGTILIARGSYHGAAPWCTPVPLGTTSADRANQLRFEYNDVASLEAAASAAGTDLAGIIITAFRHDNVVDQELPSLEFAGAARRICDRKGAALIVDDVRAGFRLHPGGSWEGLGVRPDLSAWSKAIANGHALAAVTGRDSLRDVAARIFVTGSFWCSAVAMAAAVATLAELERRDVVGHIARLGQMLRDGLAERARGFHIGLRQSGPPAMPLLLFEGDVDFAAGRAFCAATLQAGAYLHPRHNMFLCAAHTEADIQAVLDAAEAGFRAIKPALVA
- a CDS encoding GntR family transcriptional regulator, translated to MAKPETFSSGGATLADTLRHALRADIVAGRLAPGAPLRTSKLCQLYGCSLAPLREALASLTATGLVIAESQRGFRVAPVSAADWRDIMARRGELEPQALRASLLSAGDEWEGEVVRCHHQFALISRRAAAGAALIGEEWEARHRALHLALIGGCGSGWLLRICGLLYDHADRYRRLALLQPRRLKALTAEEDAIVAAALRRDAAQACTLLEAHIAGTRDAVLAASRLWAPEIRDEHAA
- a CDS encoding DUF1772 domain-containing protein encodes the protein MLGQLALACAALFAGAALYINIAEQPARLLLDDAALLAQWKPSYARGFAMQASLAVISGLLGLAAAWAHADARWLAGAALILANWPYTLWGIMPTNHRLNAMPVGDAASRALIRHWGWLHAGRTALGGGAVMAYLWAMG